The DNA region TAGTACACGTTAATATTACTATTAGACAGATAATATGGGTCTTTTCGGGCCATCCAGTAAATTTCGCTCTGCGCAATGCTCACCGGAATATTCCAGATCGGGTTGGCCTGTATCGAGTTGATTTCGCTGTACAGCAACGGCGTTTCATGGTTCTTGGGCTTATCATCTAAATTATGCGATTTCAGATAAACTTTCATTTTCTCTTCATAGCCATTTTCACGCTTACCACCAACGCAAACTTTCATGGTGATAACGGTATCCAAATTATCGAACCAGGTTAACCTAAAATCAGGAATGTTAACCTGTACAAAATTGTTTCCGGTAACGGGCATTCGCCAACGAAAGCGCTCCATATTAACTGCTAAAATCCGCTTCTCATCTGCACCATTTGCATTCAAGTAGGCGGCCTGTAAAGCCTTGTATTGGGGCGAAACGGGTTGCGCCGATTTTAACGAATCGAGCATGTGATCTGATCCCAATAAATTGAGCATACCAGCACTATCGGGACGCTTCACCCTGATGTAATATCGCGAAAATATGTTGCGGGGATTAACCACGCCAAACTTTAAAAAGTTAGTATAATTTAAGTAGGCGTTTGCACTCAGAATTTCGAGCTTTGCAATTACGGGATAAGCGTCATCTACCTTTTTAAATTTATTGGCCGCGAGTTCCCTGAGCAGCGCTTTTATCTCATCAGTTTTAAATATCGCCGGGTTCAATCCGTGTGCTGTACTGTTTTCCAAATAATGGGTAAGCGAATCGAGTGTTCCGTTAACAAAAAATTTGGTTACCAATCTGGGCTCGTCATTATTCGCCTCATAAAACGACTTAATTGTTTTCGGATTAGCAAAATTGTGCGAAAGCGATGCCAGCGTATTTACAAAAACACTGTCGTAGGCCACAGTGTCGAAGTCTTTATAAATATTATTTTTAAAGTGTTCAGCCAAAACTTTTCCAATCTCAGGGGGAGATTTAAACCAGCCACAAGCGGAAATGAACAAAACAACAGGGACAATTAGAAAGCGGATGTTCTTCAATACGTAAAAATTTAATACAAAAATAAGTCTATTGCAAGCTAAAACACAATATGGGCAAATTAAGTGCCATTATTTTTTGATTTACGGTTTCAAACGCTATATTTGCCACCGCATATCAGCTAACGTATTGATACTGGGCATAAATATTTTATGAATTTAACTTTGAACCATTACTTACATTTACACCATCGCCGTTAGGCGATATGATATGTTTGTTTTGTACTTCAAAACTATTTTTCCGTAAAATTATTTCTTGTTCATTCTATATTCAATACTTTGAAAACACTTAAAATTGCTATCCAGAAATCGGGTAGGTTAAACGAAAAATCCGTAGAAATATTAAAAAATTGTGGTCTCTCTTTCGAGAACTATAAAAGCTCATTAATATCAACCGTTCAAAACTTTCCTTTAGAGATTCTTTTCCTTCGCGATGATGACATTCCGGAGTACGTGCAAGATGGCATTGCCGACCTTGGTATTGTAGGCGAAAATGTGATTACTGAAACTAAGGCTGGCGTTGAATACCTGCAGCGTTTGGGCTTCGGAAAATGCACGCTAAAAATCGCCATTCAGAAAGGCAGCGACATTCAAGAACTGGAAGATTTAAATGGCAAAGCAATCGCCACATCATACCCCGTAATTCTCGAAAAATTCTTAACTGAAAAAGGCATAAAATCTGATATCAGAACCATTTCCGGATCCGTAGAAATTGGCCCGGGTTTGGGATTAAGTGATGCCATTTTCGACATCGTTTCTACAGGCGGAACACTAAAGAGCAATGGGCTAAAACCGTTCGCCGATGTGATGCAATCGGAAGCCATTTTAATCGGAAATAAATCGATACTTGATAACCCTGAAGTTGCCGAATTGTTGCAAAGAATCCGTTCAGTTTTGAGCGCCAAGTCGAACAAATATGTCGTACTAAACGTATCAAAAGATAACCTGCAAAAAGTGGTAGATTTGTTGCCCGGCGTTAAAAGTCCAACTGTAGTTCCGTTGTTCGAACCCGATTGGGTTGCTGTTCATTCGGTAATTGCCGAGGAAGATTTTTGGGAGAAAATCAACAGCTTAAAAGCTGCCGGTGCGGAAGGAATTTTAGTGATGCCAATTGAAAAAATTATCACCTAAAAACCACTCGAAAACACATAAATTCATATTAACTAATAGTTAATTTTAAATTATAAAACATTGAAAGTCTACAATTATACAGATTTATCTAAATCAAAAATTGAAGAGCTGTGTTCGAGGCAAATCGACGACGATAAATTGGTTGAAGAGCGTGTTGCAGAAATCGTAAATACAGTAAAAAAAGAAGGTGATCAAGCGCTCTTCAATTTCGCCAAAGCTTTTGACAAAGTGGAGCTGGAGAAACTTTTTTTAGACGCAGAAGAACTAAAAGCGATCGCGTCAACCATTCCAGCCGATGCAAAAAAAGCAATTGAAACAGCCTATCAAAACATCAGGGCCTTTCACCAATCTCAATTAAAAACTGAGGATAAAATAGAAACCATGCCCGGTGTGGTTTGCTGGCGGGAATCGCGTGCAATTGAAAAAGTTGGCCTATATATACCCGGTGGAACAGCGGTTTTGCCGAGCACCTTTTTAATGCTTGCAACACCTGCAATTATCGCGGGCTGTAAAAAAATTGTGGTTTGCTCGCCGCCCCAAAATGATGGCAAAACGAACTGTTATTTGGCGTACTGCGCAGTGCTTTTGGGTATCGACAAAATTTATCTGACTGGAGGCGCACAGGCCGTTGCCGCAATGGCCTTTGGAACCGAAACCATTCCGCAAGTGTATAAGATCTTTGGCCCCGGCAATCGCTATGTTACCACGGCAAAAACGATGGTACAAAATAAGGTTGCCATCGATATGCCCGCGGGTCCATCAGAGGTTTTGGTAATTGCCGATACCACTGCCAATCCGTCATATATAGCGGCCGACTTGCTCGCACAAGCCGAACATGGCGCTGATAGTCAGGCAATTTTAGTATCTACCTCAAAAGAAATTATTGAGCAAACGTTGTTAGCAGTTGAAAATCAGTTGGCTATACTTCCAAGAAAGGAAATAGCGGCCAAGGCAATAGCTAATTCGTATGCCGTATTGGTTGATGATTTGGCATCAGCGATGAATTTTTCAAACGAGTATGCGCCTGAACATCTAATTCTTGCGACAGAAAATTTTGAGGAGCTAATTCCCTTGATAATCAATGCAGGATCGGTATTTTTAGGGAACCTTACACCGGAAAGTGCCGGCGATTATGCCTCAGGCACTAACCATACCTTGCCCACCAGCGGCTTTGCCAAAGCGTATTCCGGCGTATCAACTGATGCTTTTCTTAAAAAGATTACCTTTCAGCACCTGTCGGCCAATGGATTAAATAACATCGGTGAAACAGTGGAAACACTTGCCGCCGCCGAGGGCTTACAAGCACATAAAAATGCAATTACGATTAGAAGAAGTCGGAAAGTCGGAAGGCCGGAGTCCGAAGTCTAAAGACTAAAAGACTAAAGCGCCATACAATCCCCCTCTAGAGCGGTGCCCTAAGGACGGGGTGGTAAAAGAAAGCAGAAAGACTGAAGTAAAAAAAAACTTGTAAAATCTCTTCAATCCTTGCCCGCCCAGTTAGGGAGAGCATAACAACCCGAAGAGGGAAAATGACATCAAATAACAAACAATATCATCCGACTTTCGGACCTCCGACCTCGGACTTTAACCTTAAATATGATTAAAAACTGTGTGAGATATAAAGTAAAAAACGTTTAGGCAACACGCCAATCCCTTTTACCTTACGCCTTACGCCTTTCACCTTTAGATATGGATATTAACGATTTAGTTAGAGAAAACATAAAAAACCTTAAGCCGTACTCTACCGCCAGAGATGAGTTTAAGGGCCAGGCATCGGTATTTTTAGATGCTAACGAGAACAGCTACGGTTCTCCCCTACCGGCCAACTATAACCGCTACCCCGATCCTTTGCAGCTTGATTTAAAGGATGCCATCAGCAAAATCAAGGGCGTGCCGATTGAGAATACCTTTTTGGGCAACGGAAGCGACGAGGCTATCGACTTGCTGTTTCGGGCGTTTTGCAACCCCGGAAAAGACAACGTAATTGTACTGCCACCAACGTACGGAATGTACGAGGTTTCGGCCAACATTAACGATGTGGAAATACGCAAAGTGAGTTTGTTGCCGAACTTCCAGTTAGACATGGAAAAGATTGCAGAAACGATTGATAAAAACACAAAATTAATCTTCATTTGCTCGCCGAATAATCCCACCGGAAATTCGATAAACCGCGAAGATATTGAAACCATTTTAACCAACTTTAATGGCATCGTTGTGGTGGATGAAGCGTACATCAATTACGCCCGCCAAAAGACGTTTATTCAAGAGCTAACCGAGTACGCAAACCTGGTAGTTTTACAAACTTTTTCGAAGGCCTGGGGCCTCGCCGCTTTGCGTTTGGGAATGGCGTTTTCATCACGAAAAGTGATCGATGTTTTGAACAAAATTAAGCCGCCTTATAACATCAATCAGGCGACTCAAGATCTGGCTTTCGAAGCACTAAAAAACATAGCGCAAGTAAACGATTGGATCAAAGAATCTGTGGCTGAAAGAGACCGACTATCTGAAGAATTAAATGCATTAAATATCGTTACAAAAGTTTATCCGTCGGATGCTAATTTTATATTAACAGCGGTAAACGATGCAACTAAAATTTACGACACTTTGGTTGATGAAGGAATCATCGTTCGCGACCGATCGAAAGTTACCTTATGCGAGGGTTGCCTGCGAATTACCGTGGGTACGAAAGAAGAAAATGATCAACTCTTAACTATTCTGAAAAATTTTTAAAAAATGAAGAAAGTACTATTCATAGACCGCGACGGAACGTTAAATATTGAGCCAGATGATGAACAGGTAGATAGTTTTGCGAAGTTGAAATTTTACCCCCGCTCGCTTTATTACCTTTCGAAAATTGCGGCCGAAATGGATTACGAATTGGTTATGGTAACCAATCAGGATGGACTGGGAACTCCGTCCAATCCTGAAGAAAACTTCTGGCCCATTCATAACTTTATGTTAGACACATTCGCTGGCGAAGGCGTAAATTTTAGTGAGATCATTATCGACAGAACTTTTGCGAAAGACAACGCCCCAACCCGAAAGCCAGGCACGGGCCTATTGACAAAATATTTGGGCGGCGATTATGACTTGAAAAACTCATATGTTATCGGCGACCGACTAAACGATGTGGTTCTGGCAAAAAATTTAGGTGCAAAAGCAATATTTCTTCGTCAAAATGATGCCCTGGGTTCTACCGAAGCTTTAGATAAGCACGAAACCCTGCTCGATATTATAATTTTGGAAACCCAAAAATGGGAAGATATTTACAATTTGCTCAAAGCTGGAAGCAGAAAAATAAGCCACGTTCGCAAAACCAATGAAACGGATATTGCCATTAACCTGGACCTTGACGGAACAGGAAAAGCGAAAATTGAAACAGGCTTAAACTTTTTCGATCACATGCTGGATCAAATTGCCAGGCACGGAAGTGTAGATTTGGAAATTCTAGCCAAGGGCGATTTGCATATCGACGAGCACCATACGATAGAAGACACCGGAATTGCACTTGGCGAAGCATTTGCCAAAGGTTTGGGAAATAAGCTCGGCATTGAACGCTATGGTTTTTGCTTGCCTATGGACGATTGTTTAGCGCAAGTGGCCATAGATTTTGGCGGCCGCAACTGGATTGTTTGGGATGCTGAATTTAAACGAGAGAAAGTAGGCGACATGCCAACAGAGATGTTTTATCACTTTTTCAAGTCGTTCAGCGATGCCGCAAAATGTAATTTAAACATAAAAGCAGAAGGCGATAACGAACATCACAAAATTGAGGCTATCTTTAAGGCTTTCGCAAAAGCGATTAAGATGGCGATTAAGCGTGATGCCGAAAAAATGGTTCTGCCGAGTACAAAGGGAATGCTTTAAAGGTTGAGGGTTAAAAGGTAAAAGGCTGAGGGTTTAAGATGCACAGAACATCATATAATAACTCCCATAGCAATGAAAATCTTTTTGCTTTGTAGTGCCTTTGACACAGGACTCCTTAACCTTTGAAAAACTGACATTCGTTTTCAAATTAATAGACAAAGTATTGAGTCTTGATACTCGATACTAAATACTTGATACTAAAATGATTGGAATAGTAAATTACGGCGCTGGCAACATTTTCTCTTTAACTGCAGCTTTGGCACGTTTAAATGTAGCGTACGGCATGGTAAACACTGAGGCTGACCTCGAAAAATATAGCCATATCATCATCCCTGGTGTGGGGCATGCTGGTGCAGCGATGGAAAAGCTAAAGCAAACAGGGCTAATTGAGGCCATAAAGCAATTACAAAAGCCGGTTTTGGGCATTTGCGTAGGCATGCAGCTCATCACCGCACATTCTGAAGAGGGTGATGCGGAACTTTTGGATATCGTACCGGTAAAAACCAAAAAATTCGGTAACACATTGAATATCAAAGTTCCACACATGGGCTGGAATGCGGTGCACCATAAAAACAATTCCTTATTTGAAGGTGTTGAAGATAATGCACAATTTTACTTCGTTCATTCGTACTTTATTGAATATAACCCTACTTTTGACATCGCCTCTGCCAACTACGGTTTACAGTTTTCGGCGGCGGTACAAAAAGATAATTTTTATGGCGTTCAGTTCCACCCCGAAAAATCGGGCAAGGCTGGCGAACAGATATTAAAGAATTTTTCAAACTTAAGCTTATAAAATGTACATAATTCCTGCTATTGATATTTTGGATGGAAAGGTTGTTAGACTTCGTGAGGGAGATTACAACCAAAAAACTGAATACGATGTTTCTATCGCCGATATGATAGAAAAGTATCGTTCAAACGGAACAGATTTCATCCACA from Pedobacter endophyticus includes:
- a CDS encoding L,D-transpeptidase scaffold domain-containing protein, translated to MKNIRFLIVPVVLFISACGWFKSPPEIGKVLAEHFKNNIYKDFDTVAYDSVFVNTLASLSHNFANPKTIKSFYEANNDEPRLVTKFFVNGTLDSLTHYLENSTAHGLNPAIFKTDEIKALLRELAANKFKKVDDAYPVIAKLEILSANAYLNYTNFLKFGVVNPRNIFSRYYIRVKRPDSAGMLNLLGSDHMLDSLKSAQPVSPQYKALQAAYLNANGADEKRILAVNMERFRWRMPVTGNNFVQVNIPDFRLTWFDNLDTVITMKVCVGGKRENGYEEKMKVYLKSHNLDDKPKNHETPLLYSEINSIQANPIWNIPVSIAQSEIYWMARKDPYYLSNSNINVYYKGKLIAEPDTINWGNYSRDKLPFKFKQGSGDGNALGKFKFIFNNSSSIYLHDTNNKNGFALRNRAISHGCVRIEKPLEFAEKLVGDTYTYDKLRAEVDLPPVDSTHMKWYQKRMAAKADTLKTFQLKPAWFAPKKRIPLLITYFTAWSQNGRIEYRPDVYEMDEKLWMAMKKYR
- the hisG gene encoding ATP phosphoribosyltransferase gives rise to the protein MKTLKIAIQKSGRLNEKSVEILKNCGLSFENYKSSLISTVQNFPLEILFLRDDDIPEYVQDGIADLGIVGENVITETKAGVEYLQRLGFGKCTLKIAIQKGSDIQELEDLNGKAIATSYPVILEKFLTEKGIKSDIRTISGSVEIGPGLGLSDAIFDIVSTGGTLKSNGLKPFADVMQSEAILIGNKSILDNPEVAELLQRIRSVLSAKSNKYVVLNVSKDNLQKVVDLLPGVKSPTVVPLFEPDWVAVHSVIAEEDFWEKINSLKAAGAEGILVMPIEKIIT
- the hisD gene encoding histidinol dehydrogenase produces the protein MKVYNYTDLSKSKIEELCSRQIDDDKLVEERVAEIVNTVKKEGDQALFNFAKAFDKVELEKLFLDAEELKAIASTIPADAKKAIETAYQNIRAFHQSQLKTEDKIETMPGVVCWRESRAIEKVGLYIPGGTAVLPSTFLMLATPAIIAGCKKIVVCSPPQNDGKTNCYLAYCAVLLGIDKIYLTGGAQAVAAMAFGTETIPQVYKIFGPGNRYVTTAKTMVQNKVAIDMPAGPSEVLVIADTTANPSYIAADLLAQAEHGADSQAILVSTSKEIIEQTLLAVENQLAILPRKEIAAKAIANSYAVLVDDLASAMNFSNEYAPEHLILATENFEELIPLIINAGSVFLGNLTPESAGDYASGTNHTLPTSGFAKAYSGVSTDAFLKKITFQHLSANGLNNIGETVETLAAAEGLQAHKNAITIRRSRKVGRPESEV
- the hisC gene encoding histidinol-phosphate transaminase, giving the protein MDINDLVRENIKNLKPYSTARDEFKGQASVFLDANENSYGSPLPANYNRYPDPLQLDLKDAISKIKGVPIENTFLGNGSDEAIDLLFRAFCNPGKDNVIVLPPTYGMYEVSANINDVEIRKVSLLPNFQLDMEKIAETIDKNTKLIFICSPNNPTGNSINREDIETILTNFNGIVVVDEAYINYARQKTFIQELTEYANLVVLQTFSKAWGLAALRLGMAFSSRKVIDVLNKIKPPYNINQATQDLAFEALKNIAQVNDWIKESVAERDRLSEELNALNIVTKVYPSDANFILTAVNDATKIYDTLVDEGIIVRDRSKVTLCEGCLRITVGTKEENDQLLTILKNF
- the hisB gene encoding bifunctional histidinol-phosphatase/imidazoleglycerol-phosphate dehydratase HisB — encoded protein: MKKVLFIDRDGTLNIEPDDEQVDSFAKLKFYPRSLYYLSKIAAEMDYELVMVTNQDGLGTPSNPEENFWPIHNFMLDTFAGEGVNFSEIIIDRTFAKDNAPTRKPGTGLLTKYLGGDYDLKNSYVIGDRLNDVVLAKNLGAKAIFLRQNDALGSTEALDKHETLLDIIILETQKWEDIYNLLKAGSRKISHVRKTNETDIAINLDLDGTGKAKIETGLNFFDHMLDQIARHGSVDLEILAKGDLHIDEHHTIEDTGIALGEAFAKGLGNKLGIERYGFCLPMDDCLAQVAIDFGGRNWIVWDAEFKREKVGDMPTEMFYHFFKSFSDAAKCNLNIKAEGDNEHHKIEAIFKAFAKAIKMAIKRDAEKMVLPSTKGML
- the hisH gene encoding imidazole glycerol phosphate synthase subunit HisH, with the protein product MIGIVNYGAGNIFSLTAALARLNVAYGMVNTEADLEKYSHIIIPGVGHAGAAMEKLKQTGLIEAIKQLQKPVLGICVGMQLITAHSEEGDAELLDIVPVKTKKFGNTLNIKVPHMGWNAVHHKNNSLFEGVEDNAQFYFVHSYFIEYNPTFDIASANYGLQFSAAVQKDNFYGVQFHPEKSGKAGEQILKNFSNLSL